The following coding sequences lie in one Candidatus Nitrospira allomarina genomic window:
- a CDS encoding universal stress protein → MKTPAPPLKPKTILIPLDGSSHTEEAVRSVQALSPPERVLLLHTISLPQLAYPGTGMSVGHNFSEAAETALREEGARILEKAASLLPPECGKVFPHLENGIPASIILSMAEHESVDLIIMGSRGLGTIQEHLIGSVSHRIATHASCHILLVKAPVVPFNNILLLIEHPLDAEWAIEFLSQKPFRGTPHITVLHVIPFAQPILPIAALLPDSWKKELQDGGARLTKDVADKLSSLGYSVESIVEPGAPFSVIQRQISRLQPQLVLMGTPGRKPLQRLAQGSVSHATIHHSPCSVLLIREPTSHAQA, encoded by the coding sequence ATGAAGACACCAGCCCCACCATTGAAACCCAAAACTATTTTGATTCCTTTGGATGGTTCGTCCCACACGGAAGAGGCCGTTCGAAGCGTCCAGGCCTTATCTCCTCCTGAACGCGTCCTGCTGCTCCACACCATTTCCCTCCCTCAACTCGCCTATCCAGGAACAGGGATGAGTGTGGGTCATAATTTTTCCGAGGCCGCAGAAACGGCGTTGCGGGAAGAAGGCGCTCGAATCCTCGAAAAGGCCGCTTCCCTTTTGCCACCGGAATGCGGGAAGGTCTTTCCCCACCTTGAAAACGGGATTCCCGCTTCGATCATTCTATCGATGGCGGAACATGAATCGGTGGACCTCATCATTATGGGGTCGCGCGGGTTAGGCACCATTCAAGAACATCTCATCGGAAGCGTCTCGCACCGGATCGCAACCCACGCATCTTGCCACATACTTCTCGTCAAGGCTCCCGTTGTCCCGTTCAACAACATCCTTCTTCTCATCGAACATCCCCTTGATGCCGAATGGGCCATTGAGTTTTTATCCCAGAAGCCTTTTCGAGGCACTCCACATATTACCGTACTGCATGTCATCCCCTTTGCCCAGCCTATTCTCCCGATTGCCGCACTCCTACCTGACTCCTGGAAGAAGGAACTCCAGGATGGAGGAGCCCGTTTAACGAAAGACGTCGCGGACAAACTCTCAAGCCTGGGATATTCCGTAGAGAGTATAGTCGAACCCGGGGCTCCTTTCTCAGTCATTCAAAGACAGATCTCACGTCTTCAACCCCAATTAGTCCTCATGGGTACTCCCGGTCGTAAACCGCTTCAACGACTGGCACAGGGAAGTGTGTCTCATGCGACCATTCACCACTCGCCCTGTTCGGTGCTCTTGATTCGTGAACCGACTTCACATGCTCAGGCTTGA
- a CDS encoding CBS domain-containing protein has translation MATPNLHIKARDLMQTRMVAVTRQYSARDLSILIHSGTFSGVPVIEPGNHLVGMVTEFDVLKALVDGKDLHGLKAEDVMTMNPVTVEETATAEEIVQRMIKHQIIRIPVVRDGKLLGMVSRTDLLNHLIDNHLINVYGG, from the coding sequence GAATCTTCACATTAAGGCCCGTGATCTTATGCAAACACGTATGGTCGCGGTGACTCGTCAGTATAGTGCTCGTGACCTCTCGATCCTCATCCATTCCGGCACGTTTAGCGGAGTACCTGTCATTGAACCGGGCAATCATCTGGTAGGAATGGTCACCGAATTTGATGTGTTGAAAGCCCTGGTCGATGGGAAAGATTTGCACGGGCTAAAGGCCGAAGACGTCATGACCATGAACCCGGTGACGGTTGAAGAAACCGCAACAGCGGAGGAAATTGTCCAACGCATGATCAAGCATCAGATTATCCGGATTCCCGTCGTACGTGATGGCAAGCTTCTGGGTATGGTCTCCCGCACAGACCTCTTGAATCACCTGATTGATAACCATTTGATTAATGTCTATGGAGGTTAG
- a CDS encoding pentapeptide repeat-containing protein, producing the protein MGFVFIGLLMATGAYGEHLDVAGGPTDTSLDCRGAFLGKQVPGETLTRMFAAHARWLADHQDPKGVQADLCGADLAGVDFREEDLSGANFQGANLTRAVFTTAKLVHVNFQKANLTEASFYSVDMRGAKVSGARARLADFRKADLTQANFTGADLREARSESRRVPFPPGCFTGR; encoded by the coding sequence ATGGGATTCGTATTCATCGGATTGCTGATGGCCACCGGAGCCTATGGGGAGCATCTGGATGTGGCCGGTGGCCCCACAGACACCTCCTTGGACTGTCGTGGGGCATTCCTCGGAAAACAGGTTCCGGGAGAGACGCTGACCCGGATGTTTGCCGCACATGCCCGATGGCTCGCCGATCATCAAGACCCGAAAGGCGTGCAGGCTGATTTATGCGGGGCCGATCTGGCCGGGGTCGACTTTCGGGAAGAAGATTTAAGCGGGGCCAATTTTCAAGGGGCCAACCTGACGCGTGCCGTATTCACCACGGCCAAGTTAGTCCATGTGAACTTTCAAAAAGCCAATCTCACAGAAGCCTCGTTCTACTCGGTTGATATGCGTGGAGCCAAAGTCTCAGGTGCGAGGGCCCGGTTGGCGGATTTTCGAAAAGCCGATTTGACCCAAGCCAATTTCACAGGAGCCGATTTGCGAGAAGCGAGAAGCGAATCTCGCAGAGTCCCGTTTCCGCCTGGGTGTTTTACGGGGCGCTGA
- a CDS encoding response regulator, whose translation MLLIATIDPILRKNLQRTLMEKGDPFLLLDEGENIIESVLCHDPSLVVVDLYLTQPSGLEILRQLREKGFSGKVVVLGGQSNQSLAPEASQLGAIQIIGRPFNANQVLGAVRVASGDLD comes from the coding sequence ATGTTACTCATTGCCACCATCGACCCCATCTTACGAAAAAACTTACAGCGGACTTTAATGGAAAAGGGCGACCCTTTTCTTTTGCTGGATGAGGGGGAAAATATTATTGAATCCGTACTATGTCATGACCCTTCCCTGGTCGTGGTGGATTTATATTTGACCCAGCCGAGCGGTCTGGAAATTTTACGTCAACTCCGCGAAAAGGGATTCTCAGGAAAGGTGGTGGTATTGGGAGGGCAATCTAACCAAAGCCTCGCTCCCGAAGCCAGTCAACTGGGTGCCATTCAAATTATCGGACGTCCTTTCAACGCCAACCAGGTACTGGGCGCAGTACGAGTCGCCAGTGGCGACTTAGACTAA
- a CDS encoding CBS domain-containing protein translates to MFTLFEPGGMRIPYVPGSFRQRNVEKISKASPSRQVKVGQEDPPSVSQKNAGPSSLPARLYEQVDSLTQSSRAKILARDIMSSPVVTLPVTSSLAQAWSVVHSRRFRHIPILGAEGVVVGMLSDRDLFRGTIESVLPGTVESHTPAGGSIQGLVSRPVLVASPEAELCALARVLLEEHIGALPIVSESVGLVGMITRSDILRALVAHPDFDQWV, encoded by the coding sequence ATGTTCACCCTATTTGAGCCGGGAGGCATGCGGATTCCCTATGTGCCGGGTTCGTTCCGGCAGAGAAATGTCGAGAAAATTTCCAAGGCCTCTCCATCCCGCCAGGTGAAGGTTGGACAGGAAGATCCTCCCTCGGTTTCCCAGAAGAATGCCGGCCCATCTTCCTTGCCGGCCCGTTTGTATGAACAGGTTGACTCGCTCACGCAATCTTCTCGAGCAAAGATTCTTGCCAGGGACATCATGTCCTCCCCTGTCGTCACGCTTCCTGTGACGTCCTCACTTGCCCAAGCCTGGTCTGTTGTTCATTCCAGGCGTTTTCGACACATTCCTATTCTCGGCGCAGAGGGCGTCGTAGTCGGGATGTTGTCCGATCGGGATCTGTTCCGTGGAACCATAGAGTCGGTTCTTCCAGGGACAGTGGAGTCTCATACACCAGCCGGGGGTTCTATCCAAGGTCTGGTCAGTCGCCCGGTGTTAGTCGCATCCCCGGAGGCCGAGCTTTGCGCACTGGCGAGAGTGTTGTTGGAGGAACACATTGGCGCATTGCCGATTGTGTCTGAATCCGTCGGCTTAGTGGGCATGATTACCAGAAGTGATATTCTGCGTGCCCTGGTCGCCCATCCTGACTTTGACCAATGGGTATAA
- a CDS encoding universal stress protein — translation MKILCAVDGSEFSLWALECIGKLFRHSVKELVLLHAVDPRILRGGGGKRPKKHESGTKDISRKLEAAGQKVLTGCAHRIDLALSQATTKPFAAIKTALVKGHVADSIITYAERSLPDLVVVGSRGMNDLPGYLLGSISRTILTHCPCSVLTVKSPLDVPASVLLALDGSKPSKFAANKVKEWLSPEEVTLHLVSVVPDILTDASKKILPKSRLKTLVAPLRKHAQEYLEQYRELFLKEGFQVVGERLQGNPREKIVETVPACHAQLVVMGSKGLTGVERFTMGSVSEWVSAYAPSSVLVVRH, via the coding sequence ATGAAAATCCTGTGTGCGGTTGATGGCTCGGAGTTTTCTCTCTGGGCCCTGGAATGTATAGGCAAGCTATTTCGCCATTCGGTAAAAGAGTTGGTGCTGTTGCATGCGGTTGATCCACGGATCTTGAGAGGTGGTGGGGGAAAGCGACCCAAAAAACATGAGTCAGGTACCAAAGATATTTCTAGGAAACTAGAGGCAGCGGGTCAGAAGGTCTTGACGGGGTGTGCCCACCGAATCGATTTGGCATTAAGCCAGGCCACCACGAAACCCTTCGCGGCGATTAAGACGGCCTTGGTGAAAGGGCATGTGGCTGATTCAATTATTACCTATGCCGAGCGAAGCCTCCCTGATTTGGTGGTTGTGGGATCACGCGGAATGAACGATCTCCCGGGATATTTGCTTGGAAGTATTTCAAGAACGATTCTGACCCATTGTCCTTGCTCCGTCCTGACGGTCAAGAGTCCCCTCGACGTGCCGGCTTCCGTCCTACTTGCCTTGGATGGGTCCAAGCCATCCAAGTTCGCGGCAAATAAGGTGAAAGAATGGCTGTCTCCCGAAGAGGTGACCCTTCATCTGGTGTCGGTTGTGCCCGATATCTTGACGGATGCGTCCAAAAAGATACTCCCGAAATCACGGCTGAAGACCCTGGTGGCTCCTCTTCGGAAGCATGCTCAGGAATACCTTGAGCAATATCGAGAATTGTTTCTCAAGGAAGGTTTTCAAGTGGTGGGAGAACGTCTTCAGGGGAATCCACGGGAGAAAATCGTCGAGACGGTTCCAGCCTGTCACGCTCAGTTGGTGGTCATGGGATCCAAGGGTCTCACGGGTGTTGAACGGTTTACTATGGGAAGTGTCTCGGAATGGGTGAGCGCCTATGCGCCTTCGTCTGTGCTGGTCGTCCGGCATTAA
- a CDS encoding acyloxyacyl hydrolase → MRALLVFLCFLGCSGTGWAKDIELVTLGVRGGMNFKDAGLQPGEKEDFEQFDVIGILGLPWRWEGASGWEVRSQVWGSAGALRGAGDLGFITTLTPGLALKIPRWWLIIDGGVGGALISKWKFGRQDIGGPFQFIAHVGVGVQLPKNMIVGWRFHHMSDATIYGKSRGVDLHMLELSYAF, encoded by the coding sequence ATGAGGGCGTTATTAGTGTTTCTTTGCTTCTTGGGATGTTCAGGAACCGGATGGGCCAAAGACATTGAATTGGTTACCTTGGGGGTAAGAGGTGGCATGAACTTTAAAGATGCCGGTTTGCAGCCTGGCGAAAAGGAAGATTTTGAACAATTTGACGTCATTGGCATTCTGGGGCTTCCCTGGAGGTGGGAGGGTGCGTCCGGGTGGGAGGTGCGTTCGCAAGTTTGGGGTTCTGCGGGTGCGTTGAGGGGAGCCGGGGATCTCGGTTTTATCACCACGCTCACGCCGGGTTTAGCTTTAAAAATTCCAAGATGGTGGTTGATTATTGATGGCGGAGTCGGAGGTGCGCTCATCAGCAAGTGGAAGTTTGGCCGCCAAGATATCGGTGGTCCGTTTCAATTCATTGCACACGTTGGTGTGGGTGTTCAGCTCCCCAAAAACATGATTGTGGGCTGGCGATTCCATCACATGTCTGATGCGACAATTTATGGAAAGAGTCGTGGTGTAGACTTGCACATGCTTGAACTGAGTTACGCTTTCTGA
- the pfp gene encoding diphosphate--fructose-6-phosphate 1-phosphotransferase: MDSPSPKFAILVGGGPAPGINSVIEAATIRSRLCGVEVLGIEDGFQWLMKSDLSHTQALTRETVSHLHFRGGSLLGTSRANPTKRPQDLSTTLSSLQKLDVTGLITIGGDDTAFSALKLAEQANGQLHVVHVPKTIDNDLCLPHGMPTFGFQTARHMGVELVKNLMIDAHTTSRWYFVVTMGRKAGHLALGIGKAAGATLTLIPEEFKGTTLKLGHLTNILVGAMAKRLVQGRSDGVAVLAEGLSEFLDQDDLALLGGVERDEHGNIRLAELDIGKVLKETVTQKLKHSGIKITIVSKNIGYELRCADPIPFDMEYTRDLGYCAAQFLLDGGNGAMVSIVNGRFTPLPFSDIVDSATGRTRVRMVDVDSESYKIARAYMARLEPEDLANMETVAQYAETLNMTPDQFRSTFDGVANPS, from the coding sequence ATGGATTCCCCATCCCCAAAATTCGCCATTCTAGTCGGGGGCGGACCTGCTCCCGGCATTAATAGTGTCATTGAGGCCGCCACGATTCGAAGCCGTCTTTGTGGGGTGGAGGTGCTTGGGATTGAAGATGGATTCCAATGGTTGATGAAAAGCGACCTTTCCCATACTCAAGCTCTCACCCGCGAAACGGTCAGCCACTTGCACTTCCGTGGTGGCTCCTTATTGGGCACATCTCGAGCCAATCCGACCAAGCGCCCTCAAGATTTATCAACCACGTTGAGCTCCCTGCAAAAATTGGATGTAACCGGCCTTATCACCATTGGCGGGGATGATACGGCCTTTTCCGCATTAAAACTGGCAGAACAGGCCAATGGGCAATTGCACGTTGTTCACGTTCCCAAAACGATTGATAACGATTTATGCCTTCCCCATGGCATGCCGACCTTTGGTTTTCAAACGGCCCGGCACATGGGAGTCGAACTGGTCAAAAATCTCATGATTGACGCCCATACCACATCCCGATGGTATTTTGTGGTCACCATGGGGCGAAAGGCCGGACACCTGGCCCTAGGCATCGGTAAAGCGGCAGGGGCGACCCTCACCCTGATTCCTGAGGAATTCAAGGGGACCACACTCAAGCTTGGTCACTTAACCAACATTCTGGTGGGTGCCATGGCTAAACGTCTGGTCCAAGGCCGCTCGGATGGCGTGGCGGTGCTGGCTGAAGGACTGTCGGAGTTTTTGGATCAGGACGACCTCGCACTCTTAGGCGGAGTTGAACGAGATGAACATGGCAATATCCGGCTGGCGGAACTGGATATCGGAAAAGTCTTGAAGGAAACCGTCACTCAAAAGCTGAAACACTCTGGCATCAAGATCACCATTGTGTCTAAAAATATCGGCTATGAACTTCGCTGCGCCGATCCTATTCCGTTCGACATGGAATACACACGGGACTTGGGGTATTGCGCCGCCCAATTTCTTCTGGATGGAGGAAATGGCGCCATGGTGTCTATCGTAAACGGACGCTTTACCCCCCTGCCGTTTAGCGACATCGTGGACTCCGCCACCGGCCGCACCCGGGTGCGCATGGTCGACGTTGATTCGGAATCCTATAAGATTGCCCGTGCCTATATGGCCCGATTGGAACCGGAAGATTTGGCAAACATGGAGACCGTTGCGCAGTATGCGGAAACCCTAAATATGACCCCCGACCAATTCCGTAGCACATTTGACGGGGTCGCCAATCCCTCCTGA
- a CDS encoding YgaP family membrane protein, translated as MKKYRNIGHHERVIRVGVGFLLLALSGFSFLPGWGDLILMSVGLIALLTGVIAYCPAWQALGINTCPLQTPEHPRSHSNPTVHEQADPSSHRS; from the coding sequence ATGAAAAAGTATCGTAACATCGGACACCATGAACGAGTGATTCGCGTCGGGGTAGGGTTTCTCCTCCTTGCCTTATCAGGATTTTCCTTCTTGCCGGGGTGGGGGGATCTCATCCTTATGAGTGTCGGACTTATCGCCTTGTTGACCGGTGTAATCGCATACTGTCCGGCGTGGCAAGCGTTGGGAATTAATACGTGCCCACTCCAAACACCTGAGCATCCGCGTTCACACTCTAATCCAACAGTTCATGAACAGGCGGATCCCTCATCCCACAGATCGTAA
- a CDS encoding pentapeptide repeat-containing protein, which yields MANLAEASLIRADSRETNFQRALLANVKLLDADLNRSNLQEADIRSADLSGADLGLANLNEAVLTQANLREANLDRAVLFQANLEGANCAGASFQNADLLEANLASSNLLRATLDEAYLAKANLQRANLEGADVSWANLVEADLSESNLEFAVLFRTNLQEAKLDGARFYGADLRGANLENASFQGTRLEGVAIRYAQGLNQAQLNQACVDARTRLPEGLLGPSPCLR from the coding sequence ATGGCCAATTTGGCAGAGGCGTCTCTTATTCGAGCCGATAGTCGAGAAACAAATTTTCAGCGAGCCTTACTCGCCAATGTCAAACTTTTGGATGCGGATCTAAACCGAAGCAACTTACAAGAAGCCGATATTCGCTCGGCCGATTTGTCCGGGGCGGATTTGGGATTAGCCAATCTGAATGAGGCTGTGCTAACGCAGGCCAATCTCCGCGAAGCGAATTTGGACAGAGCCGTCCTGTTTCAGGCCAATCTCGAAGGAGCCAATTGCGCCGGGGCAAGTTTTCAAAATGCCGACTTGCTTGAGGCGAATTTAGCGAGTAGCAATCTCTTACGGGCGACACTGGATGAAGCCTATCTCGCGAAGGCGAATTTGCAAAGGGCAAATCTGGAAGGCGCCGATGTCTCGTGGGCGAACCTGGTTGAAGCAGATCTTTCGGAGAGCAATCTGGAATTTGCCGTGCTGTTCCGTACCAATCTGCAAGAGGCAAAATTGGATGGGGCGAGGTTTTACGGGGCTGATCTTCGGGGGGCGAATCTCGAAAACGCCTCTTTTCAGGGCACGCGTTTGGAGGGTGTGGCCATCCGGTATGCCCAAGGATTAAACCAGGCACAACTGAATCAGGCTTGTGTCGATGCACGAACCCGGTTGCCGGAAGGATTGCTGGGACCATCTCCATGCCTGCGCTGA